The Clavelina lepadiformis chromosome 1, kaClaLepa1.1, whole genome shotgun sequence genome segment GGAATCGAACACTGAACGGGAGGATCCTGTGACGGCATAATGATACAGGCATGCTCAGTGGACGCACAGTTCAAAAAGTCATCAAGGATATCATTGCCTTTATAGGTTATTATACAAAACacattttacattattttgacTTCATTAACACAAATGTTTGTGTAAATGAATTAGTTCTACTTAATTTAGTATAGGTTACAGTAAAAGGTTTCCTGGATAAAATGTCGGTTAATACGTCAGAACAGCCAAGGCTTAGCTGTTACGTTTTCTCTGTGCTCTCCCGCCTATCAGATACACTTTAAGTCGCTAAAATTGTATTATCTTTCAAAGTATTGTATCAGGATATACCGTAATTAATCATGCAATGCATTATGCACGATTGATCCTTGCAAGGGGCCACACACAATGATGCTCTCATGCAGTCCATGTCGGCCATGCAAGCACCGAGTTCATTTGTGCAGTGTTCAAACAGACAAGTAATATCACTGCTTCCTGGGTGACTTTCCATTAACTAATAATTTATGAAAGTTGATGAAATATGCATTTATTTACTAACTATTAACAATTTCTACCAGGTAAAGTGTTGTAGTGGAGATTACCGTGCTATCATCTATAGGTTATGACTTACCGCGGTTAGTAGAAATTTTTCTGAAGAGGCGTGCACATGGTCGAAGAGAGCAGCCATTATAGCGATTGAAATAACTCGCAATATAAccatttttttgttacattaaCGACTTGCTGGAAAGAATTTTCGCCAAGTACCAAGATTACTGCGTTAAAGGCTGTCCAATTTCGACACTTAAAATATTACTAAGACGCGTTAAGCGTTTTGTAACGTATTTATAGGTTATATAACGATCGCCTATTTATAGTTTATATAACGATCGCTTATGCAAAGACAAAAACAGCTGTCATTTTTCCCATTGCGCTGTCTCGCAACTGTTTTTTTGTTCAActcatttttatcaaataagTATTAAGGTTATGACCATAGctaaatgtttcattcatttgaTTGGTAGCCTTACATCTTGAAAAATAAAGCTAACGAGCATAAATGGCGGAAAACGTtgaaaaaacagcaaaaagaaAAGCTGAAAAGTCTAAAATAACTTTTGCTGTAAATATATGGTTTACTGGCAAATTTTTGCTAAGATATCCCAGCTTTGTCATTTGGGTGATAAATAATACCATGCCCTATCCATTAATATCGCTTGGTCAAACACAATTAATATTTCGTTAATGTTGgtgacttgaaatgcattctATTGATGCACAAAAACAGGTCGAGAACAGAAgttgatttcttttttattgtaaacttgtgttataagaatttttttgattCTTTGCCTTTCTTCGATTTATTACAGTTATTACAGCAAACGCAATTGCTGCGACCTCTATAAAACAAGGTAGGGCAAAAAAAGTTACGTTGATTCAAACATTGAAGAAATCCGGGTCATCAGTTCAAATCTGGAGTCAAAGTAGTCAAACCCCTGCCAAAGAAGATGTCGGTTTTGCCATGTGGGTCATAACCTGCGGTATCCTTTCCGTTGATTTCGCACGTTACATCAATGTCAGTGACTTGAAAGTCGTCTAACAGTTGCATTGATCTGGGACGAACAAATGTTGATTCCTTTTGATACTGCACGCCCGTATTTAATGACTGTTTCTTAACCTTCACCTTCCGTCGACGTATTGCAATCATCACAGAAATAGCAATGATTGCTGCCGCCACAAAGCAAGCTATTGCAAAAAGGATTATGTTGCCACTATGACTAAAGAAATTTGTCCCCAAAGTCGAAGTACTCATTTCGCCGCCCTTTTCTGTGAGAGATGTTGCCATGTTGACAGTGTTGGATTGGCGGAATGGAGAGCTTAACGTTCCACCGCCATCAGTGAGCCTATATGTCTTAAGCCCTGGTTTCAACGTCGTTTGCTCACCCGTGTGAGGTGGGCTGCTACTGGATGAAGAAATCTGGGCAACGGACGAGAAGGACGAAACCTCTGTTTCAGGGGCGGTAACATCCACCGTTGTAGACCTAATTTTCGCTGTGCTTTCCAGCCACAGCCGCACTGTTGCGGTTTTCATTTGTACCGTCATAATTACTGGTTTAATTCCTCTTTCCGTTATAGGATGTccgcttacaagttacaacTGACTTTATCAGATAAGAACTTTTATATTATTCTACTTTTCAAACCATAAACTTTCCAATAACCTGAGTATATTGTTATTAGTTTTTGCCTTCACATTATCGCCAACCCATTACCAGTTGCGTTTCAGCAGTTTCAAAACTCCGGAAACTTAAAATCGCCCACATTAGTGTTACGTCACGCTGACGTTAAGTGTGATATATCGAGCCCCGGTGGAAGGCCATCTTTAAGAATTTAACCATTGTTAGAATGGGCTTAAATCAACAGATTTGTGCTATGCGTATCGCTGTTGGTTTTAATTCAATAAATTATACGCCGATTCAATTGTTACGTTTGCTGTTTACTCGCCCAGACTTCAGTCTGATGTGTAAGATCTTTATGTGTGATTGTATTTTGCTATTCTGTACTCCATGAAAAATTGATCATGATCAATCAATGTATTGCAAATATAACTTATAGATCTTATTTCACGCATTTTAGGCAAAATATTGTTATCAAAGCCCCCAGGGGAAAAAGTAAGTTACTTCACGTCATTTCTccatcaaaataaaagtaaccAAGGGTTTTCGTTAATGTCAACTTTAATGACATTTCCAATTATCGATTATTCTATTCTACAATTCTACTATTCTACAAATTAGTTTCTttgaaacatgttttaaatcaGTTTTGTTCACAAGAATAACAGCTAacgtaaaaagtttttcttttgtactTGTGTAGTTATGTCATAAACACTTTTCATTGATTTCTTACATCGAATTATTACTGCACAACCCCTGAGGAATAAGTACGCACTTTTGCAGATAACCCAAGAGAGCGTCATATATACTCCTCATGTATTCTTTTTGCTTTCTGCATGTCCAATGTCAAGTTGATGGGCATTCACCGTATATATAAAGGTCTGCATATGTGCAGCGAGCTCAGGGTGCACAGGTATTTGTTTGCGTCATACGTGCTGCAGGTTTACAAGCAGAGGTCTACTACCATCATGACAAGGTTTAGAATATTAGTTCGACTCTTTCGGGCAATTCTGTTGTTTGGATTTGCTATAAAGTTTTCGAGGTGGGTATGGAAATGTtgacaaatgttttttcaattatGCGTTGATAAATACGTGAACGTTTCATTCGATTTGCATAAGTAGTAGTAGTAAGTATGTGAAGTATGCGTGAAGATTAATACTAAATATTAAATGAAAgcaaaatatcaatttttgCAGCACAAAATTGATTGTTACTGTTCGTTTTTATTTCCTTCAGCTGCAATCATGTGCTTTGCCTTtgcagaaaacatttttttccaatGACGTAGTATTAATAAAAGGCTTTAACAGATCAGTTAAAGCAAGAATACAACGATGTTTGAGCGATGTAGAAATTTACTGACGTTTCTAGTTGATATTCTTTCGAGATTCTGAGGTTCAGCTTAACACTAAAAAAATTCGCTGATTATAAcgaatattttgaaaaagaaatacTTTGATTCAGATTTTTAAGAGGATTTGCAGCGTATGCAACGAGTGTTAATCTCTAAGCCtagtttgtttattaatttctaTATCAACTCTGAGATGgtcatttaattttgtttattaaatgtaaaaaagttatttcttaTTGGTGTTTACTTGTTTATACGTCAACCGCTTTTAGCGGATGTTTTGACGCAGTAATATATCAAGCACTTTCCTGAAAATTCTGAGGATTTCTACTCTATTTTTTGTATGTATAAGATAATTAATTAGCAgattataattttaaataacaaaatagatTTGTTGGTCCTTGTcatttaaagtttaactttttgtcttCTAGGTGCGCAGGAGCCCGCTCATGGAAGCAAGCTCAAGGTTCCACGGCGTATGGCTCTATTGTTGGTTCACTCATTAATTCAAAAAGCTATCAGAAATACATTCGGCCTGATATagaaaatggtgaaaaaagtTTCAGTTTTGATTTGGAgctatgaaaaaaaatatttattcaaatatAATTTCTGTTGAACATtcataagtttttatttttatttgctctACACTTTATCCCGGAAATATcgtttatgatcaaacaataaCCGAAcgcaacaaaaaaatgaaggCAGCGCGTTTTATTCGAAGTATTATTTATGCAAAAAAGTatgcttaaatttttaaaaaatgtttaaaataaattttattattgactttgtaaaaaaaagaaaagaagtCCTAAGGCCGCCTGTATGGCCATTGTAAAGAACCTAagacaaataattttattaaacaaacattctCCTTATGTCGATAAtgtagtaaaaaataaatctttggTTCAGaaagttgaataaattaaaaaatagtaaaacaaaattttgttttatcttgacattaaatttaaaaaaatatggaaaaaaTACTGcagttacttttttcaaaaaagaagtaagaattttaattctttttaatTACTATTTTAAGCCAaggatttattttttaatgcaaaataaagtATATATTGTTTGCTTATGCAATATGCTTGTGTTCTGTGTAGAATAATACAATTAACTGAACCGATAAAAACGACTATGCTAAATGTCATTCTATTTAAAGGGTATGGAAAatacacaacaaaataaagattaaaaAGCGTGTACTAGAATAACTAGATAGAGCTGCAGATGAGATCATTAAAAGTTTTGATACTTTTGCAAGACAAGAACAATTTTGAATGTATTCTTATATTCCTCTTACGTAGATTGTCTATCAGATAAAAACTATACAGTATTACAAATAGCGCTTAATTGCTTAGAAAAAGATTTGGCTTCGTTTTGTAAATCTGTGCATTCATTCATTGCATAtagttttatgtatttttaggACCAGTTAATGTAAATGTTGCTCTTTCCGTTACAAGCTTGGACAAAATATCTGACTCTGATATGGTAAGTCTTAGCAATTTCCTTCATAAACTATAGTTGGAAAATCGAACACGTATTGTATGTACTCAACACTTGgagttatttattattatatatatgcaTGCAATATATGTGATTCATTATTTTTTGCCCAAGTTTAAAGGTGCTAAAAATAGCTATACAAAGGCCGAAAATGGACAGAATCAACCGGCATAGCTTACCATTATGCTACCATTATATGACGAAGAATGAATCGTTTGTCCAGTTTCGATTTTCGCTTTCTTTAAATTCaccaaatggtttatttaaattcaaaacggcgggaaaaatatatttattacgCTGGAGTTGTCAcgtgaaaatttttatttatacagtGGCCCACGTATAGTAGACATGTATAGTAGACGGTAAATATAACGATAAGTACATTGGAGTGGTGTTGATGAactctttgttttgtttcaggtATACACCATCACCTTTACGCTTTATCAGTCGTGGATAGATAGCAGGTTGAACATaacaaaacgttttgcaaatctTCCCCTTCCGCAGGTAGagcaaaacttttctttccTATTTTCCTCCGGTTCAATGTTTCTGTGAAGCGTTGGAGCgagctgcatttgcaagaatCTTCATTTGTAGCCCGATTGCGTTTTAAACAAGAAGTCACAAGATCTTGCAGATGTTGTTCACAAGATGTTGCAGCGAATGCAATAATTGTAGAACAACGTCTACAACTTATAGACCATCTTGTTGAAAAGCATCCAAAAAAGTTTACCCTAAAGATTCTGGTACTGGACTATTGTCCGGCTTTTATCCGTAGCACAAACTACATACGAATACATTTTTCTTCTGACACCTGATCTTAACAGGTGCCCAGCATTTATTGGCATAACGTACAACATAACATATTAAATACCTTTAAATATGCcaaaaaatacagaaaaataCCCTTAAACGAACATATTTCACTTGGAACATGAAAGGTTAACGAATCAAGTTGTGCGATAAAAAACTACTAAAGTGAATgcatcttttgtttgtttttatcaaatactTTTGCTATATATTTCTTATGAAGCCATTTCCTGGTCAccgattattttttgtgtttttttaagtttttttcttctttgcagGTTCTGACAATGGCCGGTTCCTTCTCCGATAAAATTTGGGTGCCAGACACTTACATTGTCAACTCTGAAAAGTCATTTATACATGACGTCACTTCAAAGAACGGTTTGATACAACTGGACCGACAAGGAACTGTTACATACGTATTAAGGATTACCAGCAAGGTAAGCCAAATAACACTTACACTGTTAACTTGGTCTAAATGAGCCCAACATACTTCCAGTATCATTGCCTGTTACTGTAAGTACAACGTATGATAAAGTAAGTCAAATTGTTTAGCCACGAGCAGTTGAAAATTAACATCTATATTGCAGGTATCGTGTCCAATGAAGCTACGCAAATACCCTCTTGACAAACAAGTTTGCAAATTCCGGCTCGCGAGCTGTAAGTAAAAGATAGCGGTTTTATTGGTCGTGAAACCGGATTGTACGGACCATTGTGGACTGTGGAGCGATCTTGTGGTTATTGGCTTATAGTTAAACCACAATTATCGATACCTTTTTTAGAGTATTATTAAGGAGAAGCGTATAAAAATCCTAGTACAGAACATTACCTATAACGAATTTtagagaaaaaaaaataacaaaactaaattgAACAGCAAAAGTATTAACATTTTGGTCAAATTTGAcgatttaaacttttcttaTAGGGTACAGTTTGtttaaaagcgttttgaatgtatttaatttaacaaatacTGTTTGGTTATTTTCTGAATgataaaatatcttttttgaTTAAAACTAGTTGACTTTGGTTTATTCTGTTTTGATGTTTCTTGTACTGAAACATCACAGAATATAAGTACCATTTTTGTAAAGGGTCATTTACTGACAAAGACTTAAAATACAACTTGAACAAGAAGGATAGTTGCGACAATGAGGAAGGAGCGGTCGCCGGGATGGAAGACCTAGTCCTACAAATGTTTACAATGGATCGATGCTCGGTCTATCTCTCATCCCACTCCAGTGCACTTGGTGAGAAACTAGAAATCATTTTGGAGATATTTTTCACATTACATGTTAAAATTGGCTACACCAAAAAGACACGGCgcaaatgttaaagtccactAGAACAAAGCAAAAGAAGCAATCAATAAATCAATTTATCTCTTTTTTTCACGGAACTTCTTATGCTCGTATACATGTTCTACTTTCCATACTTATACTAATATACAGTAAACTTATAatacctatactttgtatgcatACAACTTTTAATTTGCAGGAAATTATTCCGAACTAGTTCTCGAATTCAAGTTAAAGcgcaacatttttttctttggatTACAAACATATATTCCGTCCATCTTTCTCGTTATTTTATCCTGGGTCTCCTTCTGGATAAACCACACTTCAGTTCCGGCCAGAGTATGTTTGGGGGTTACTAGCATGCTTGCCATGACCACCCTGATGGTTGGGGTTTACAGCACTGGACCCCGTTCCATTTCATACGTCAAGGGTGAGGACAGAttaattttaagggcgctgtGTCGGTTGCTCTGATGCATTTTACTTTTAAGTTGAAAGTCCGGCATAATGTTAGACATTAATCAATGGCGTAAACTAAAGGATATTTTTCAGCATAactaacatattttttgattaattataaactTATGACCTGTAAGAAAAAGCTAAACTGTTGTTTAGAAATTAGGTTTTTAGAGTAgtatatttataaataaaagtttagggaagttataaaataaactttttcttttccagcAATCGACATTTACGTTTGCAGCTGTTTCATCTTGGTCTTTGCTGCGCTGTTGCAATATATACTTGTCCACGGCTATTCAAGAAAAGccgaaaaattgaaaaagtagACTATATTAGCTCAGATATATTTATACTTGATCCagcaattttaaactttgaaatatcaattcgtttttcttttctatAGGACTAGTAGCAAACACCCCATTACAGCCGTTGGTGACTGGGAAAagacaattttgttaaatgcaaacaagGTAAAGTGGTGTTAAGTATTTAGATATAGCCTACGTTGTTACCCCGcacaaatacaacaacttATAGCCGATAGGCTTTATTGTGGAGCTGGGAAAATTTATCCGTCTGATAGCTGTTTAACGATTAATGTTCTCAGCGACAAAGGAATTTGTTAAGCATTAGCCTAAAACGTCAACGCTTTCATGCAGGAAAAATTTATGGCACATGTTTTGTAATCCATCATTAGATGGATGTAAATTACATCCATCAGTCCATTAAATCCATGAATTACATCATGTAATCCATTGGATGCGTAACGTAGCtgtgattattattttaacattCGAATAATTTCAATTCACCATACCTGTTGGAGTCTAGTTTGATATGATGCTATGCTTAGCTTGTACAACGAATTCCAAACATTTCTTAAGATTAGATAAACGTTTTACCTGTTATTAGCATTGTGACCTTCACAATTAGCAACGGTGGCAACCAGCTAACGGCTAAATTTTCAACCTTATAATCATAGGTGGGCATtcccgcggtactttttcaataccgataccggtaccaTCGGTACTTATGAAATAAAGCACCGAATCTCTGTTCGgaattacatttttcaagaaatttcaatcgGTCCCGGTATTTGGTACTTCTCAcgcaataatttaaaaatttttaaaagtacgttatcaaaaatacatgttaattaatccttaatactaattttagcaactgtttatcttttttaatcgAAAATTGTCAGgtaaattgcaagcgattaacgtcacatatgttttgacctttACCGGGGACATAagagcggcaaacattgcatttgcagcagcatcttttccacaaaaaatagcggtaccgaactacttttttttaaatagtaccCAATATTGGAACCGTCGGTAGGCTACATTTTttccaagtaccggtaccgttaccgacggtatattcaaagtaccgactgcccaacTATACTAATAATATTGCCACAGCAAGAGGTTTAAATCTTCTTAAATGTTTCAGGAGAAATGTTCAGCAAACGAGAGTAAGATTGGTGAGTCATGTCGTTGATTTCAGTCGCACtttgatttgcaaaaacaattgaCATTTTCTCTCACACCATAGACCTCCACTTGAGACTAAACAAGAAAGACAGCAGCATCAGGAAGGAAACCTTTGGTAAAGACATGAACCTGGAGCAAATAAAGGAGAATGACAATTTGGTGGAAGTCTGGTTCAGAAGAGCGGAAAAATTTGACGAACGTTGTCGGTGGGTCTTTCCGCTTCTGTTTGTTGTCATCAACGTCATCTATTGGTGTATTTATCTCAACATGGCGGATTAAGAAATCCCATTGTCTAGTTGTTTATAATCAGCTTCAGGTTTTGATCTGGCCATCTGGCAGTCTTCTGTTGGCTCCAAACATATTATGTGTGGGTATTAAATGTAGaacttgaataaaaaaaaactttctcgTGATGAGAGATGTTTCGACTAGCTAAAAATGACACGAAATGACTGGCTTTAttacacaaataaaaattatgaaactCGTATTAGAGAAATAtgctgaaaaataataatgatgtaaaaaataaagacaCCGCAGACAGAGAAATTGAAGCAAAAGAGCATAGCAAAAGGAGGGCATGATACAGTCATTATTGTGTCcataaacaaagcaaagcaaGCGCGATAAAGATTTCGCGAATAATAATGTGCAACAGTTTGCGGCGTTGTGCTCCTTATTAGCGTGAAGTCGGTTACCTGTCACCCACGTATTTGATTAGCTGCATTTTAAAGTGTAAAAACACCAGCTCTAAAGTTCTAGACTTATCACTAACTGTAGCAATATAAGCAGTCCTTCAGAATGAAATTAGTTTAGTTTCGAATAAGCAGCGTAAACAAATAGAGTCTACAAGCAGTCTACTTCATGCTTAGAGCATTAGCTGAGACAAAGTGGTGTAACGAATCATAACGACACTATCTGCAGTTTGGCGGATCTATGGCCTTGGTGGCGAAGTTTTTACAATGCACAGTGATAAGTGCATTAGCAACATAGTGAGCAAATCCTCGAGGATCGTTTCCACCACCTGGCGGATGAACATCAGTGGCGTATTGAGCACCAGAGAGCGCGTGATCATATAAATTTAAAGCACTTTTGTTTGTCGTGTGGAAGTCTGGTTTTAAATAGTATGGAATCGACGCGGAACTGTGTAAACACGAGCGGCATGTAGCCGAAGACTTTAACAAATCGATTTATACATTTGtgtctctcttcaaagtgttCTTGTGATTGAGACAATGCCATAGGACAGCCAGGACATCTGAACGTCCAACGCGAAGTgacctgcaaaattaaacgACAGGATAAACCAAGCTCAAGATACAAACAGGATGAAGAAGAACACCTGGTGAAAGTCCTTAGAGTCGATTAAGTGCCAGGTTGCACTAACAATGTTTACCGCACAATTACGCGAGATTCGAAAGTTATAAACTGAAGTTTCGTAAGTCGGAACGACCAAACGTAAAACTAAACTCCGTAGAACTACTTTTTCAACCTTGAATGTCCCAAATACAGCAGAACAGGAATGTTAAAAAAGgtaacacacacacacacacacacacacatccACAGCGTTCTATCAAAGACAAGAGCTAGATAATACAATGAGAAGATCACAGGACGTTCTTGGTCCCATACAACCATCAAACTAACTGAAGTAGTAGATGCAaggaaaattattttccaGGAGTTTCTAGTTCTGCTACTTGCGGCACTTAAACTGAACTTCAAAGAGATGAGGCAAATGACGTAAGAGGATCGTTATAAATTTGCGTTTGCTATGGTTGGAAATAAAAATACGGCGGTAATAGCGGGTGAAAGAGGTCTTACTGGCACATAAACTCACCTTAACTGGTGGCTGCCTTGTCATATGAGACACCAGAAAGTTCATGGCGATGTCTTCACAGTTCATGAATTCATCAACAGTATCTCGTATTGGTGAAGGCATCCAGTAAGTGTAGAGATACATGTAATACTGGTAATGATGAATGACAAAGACGTTTTTAATAACATATAATCGACGTCGTGTTGAAACAAGTATAGCGATGAAAAGATCGTTTGcgataaaattttgcaaaaaaagagcTGTTTCGATTCACAAGAGATGTACAGATGAGCAGGACATCAGGAATTTTTAAATTACCTTGTGAATAAATGCTGCACCAGTTAGCACCATCGACAATTCACAAGTGTAGTTGGAGTTGTAAGCCCAGCCGCCATTTCTGATGTCCCAAGCATGAAATCGACCTGGAAACCCAACCACCCTGTTGCGAGATTGTCTCCATACCCTGCACAAGCGTTACGCAAGATTACATAAACGTTACAAAGCACCACAGTGAGAGTATTACAAGCGTCACATGACAACTGCAGAAGTTTTAGACATAAAGTACATATGAATTCGAGACAACTCAAACTCAGTGATCATGGTTAATCGTTATTTTGGTTATCTCGACTTAAAGGGCTTGATTTGACCAATTCTTAGGCGACAAGGAATCTCTACTCTCTATAGTCTACACACTGTACCTGAAACCAAATAAGATTTCATCGTGGCGAAGATGAGCGTCATCGTCCAGCGATAACACGGCATCTGTCTCAATCTGATCCCATGGCATGAATCGGTTGTTCAAGCTGTTCTTCTCAGGTGTGATTACAACAACCTCCACCCCGATGTCTGGCCAGCGAAGATGATCTTGAGGAGGCGAAGGGGAATTCCAAACAACTATGACCTTTGTGCAAATGTAACAACACTTTGCATGAAGATACAAATGAACACGGTATGAATAGTGGTGTTGTTTACCTTGTTCAAATACGGAAGGTCGTGCAATCTTTCAACAGCTTGCAACAACACTTCGTCTCTCTCGTAAGTGAGCAAGACTATTGTAAATTGTTCTTTCCGGCAATTTCCGCCCAAAGATTCCTGGAATATGCGACCGGTGCCTCCTTCCCCGGCACCTATTGGACGGAATCCATCTGTTGAACCTGGCAAGGAATTAAAACTTATGATTGCTGGAGCTACATTCTAGAGCTACAACTATGTTACATTAATGGCTCGTGCCATTGTTCAAATAAAACAGTGTAGCAAAGCACAACAAAGCGTAACTAAAATACACACAAGTTATGAATGCTTTGTTTTGCGCATCTTTTTTAGTTTACCAATAAACTGAGCATCGGTCGGAAGAATTCTGTCCTCTGGCACGGATGGAAAAAGACTAAACGGACCGGGAATATTGTTCCAGTTATTTCTCGCATCCATTGTCACTCCAGTAAAATTCCTCACGAAACGAAGTGAAGCGGTTGGTGGTTCGAGGGGCGGCATCCCAAACTCGGATGCTGCATCTCCTGGAGCGGGATCATGTTCGTCAATCTTGAAACTCTTGTGAGGAACGACATCACTAAACAAACAACAGCGCGTCGTTCAATGTTTATTGTGTAGCTTGGTATTATTCTGTTTATGATATAAGACTAAGAGACAAAAGTCTGCCTTTTGAAAGTAATAGAAGTAAACTTTTGCAGCACGTATGTCGAATGTATAATTTCATATATATCATATACACAATTTATATTACTATATATTAAGAGTGTAAAACGAGGACTGGCAAATCACAATTTGATTTCCACAGCCAACACATCTAAGAGGAATAAATGAAAGTGAAAACACATTCATTtcacataaaaaaaaatatcctTAACACGAGATCTACCTTGTTGTGTCTTCGACAGCAACTGGGGGTATTTGTAGCCTGGTGCGCACTACTGATAACATTCCT includes the following:
- the LOC143461612 gene encoding gamma-aminobutyric acid receptor subunit pi-like, which codes for MCSELRVHRYLFASYVLQVYKQRSTTIMTRFRILVRLFRAILLFGFAIKFSRCAGARSWKQAQGSTAYGSIVGSLINSKSYQKYIRPDIENGPVNVNVALSVTSLDKISDSDMVYTITFTLYQSWIDSRLNITKRFANLPLPQVLTMAGSFSDKIWVPDTYIVNSEKSFIHDVTSKNGLIQLDRQGTVTYVLRITSKVSCPMKLRKYPLDKQVCKFRLASWSFTDKDLKYNLNKKDSCDNEEGAVAGMEDLVLQMFTMDRCSVYLSSHSSALGNYSELVLEFKLKRNIFFFGLQTYIPSIFLVILSWVSFWINHTSVPARVCLGVTSMLAMTTLMVGVYSTGPRSISYVKAIDIYVCSCFILVFAALLQYILVHGYSRKAEKLKKTSSKHPITAVGDWEKTILLNANKEKCSANESKIDLHLRLNKKDSSIRKETFGKDMNLEQIKENDNLVEVWFRRAEKFDERCRWVFPLLFVVINVIYWCIYLNMAD